A single window of Gossypium hirsutum isolate 1008001.06 chromosome A10, Gossypium_hirsutum_v2.1, whole genome shotgun sequence DNA harbors:
- the LOC107897457 gene encoding subtilisin-like protease SBT1.5: MGFFLFFFLSLLSLASSASRDHHKTFIVRVQNNAKPSIFTTHKHWYESSLASVLSPSTPAQVLHVYDTVFHGFSAKLSPTDALNLQTLPHILAVIPEQVRRLHTTRSPHFLGLQTTDSAGLLKESDFGSDLVIGVLDTGVWPERQSFNDRDLGPVPSKWKGQCVTTKDFGPGSCNKKLIGARFFCSGYEASNGKMNETSEFRSPRDTDGHGTHTASIAAGRYVFPASTLGYAKGVAAGMAPKARLAAYKVCWTAGCFDSDILAAFDAAVADGVDVISLSVGGVVVPYHLDAIAIGAFSAADQGVFVSASAGNGGPGGLTVTNVAPWVATIGAGTIDRDFPADVKLGNGKVVPGVSVYNGLGLSPGRMYPLVYGGTGGGDGYSSSLCLEGSLDPKFVKGKMVVCDRGINSRAAKGEVVKKAGGIGMILANGVFDGEGLVADCHVLPATAVGASNGDEIRGYIVSASKSKSPATATILFKGTRLGVRPAPVVASFSARGPNPETPEILKPDVIAPGLNILAAWPDKVGPSGVSSDSRNIEFNILSGTSMACPHVSGLAALLKVAHPEWSPAAIKSALMTTAYTVDNRGETMLDESNGNTSTVLDFGSGHVHPTKAMDPGLVYDITTMDYIDFLCNSNYTINNIRVLTRKNVDCSGAKRAGHVGNLNYPSLSAVFQQYGRRNMSTHFIRRVTNVGDPNSIYKVTIQPPSGTVVTVKPEQLVFRRVGQKLNFLVRVQTMAVKLSPGGTSMKTGSIVWSDGKHEVTSPLTVTMQQPI; this comes from the coding sequence AtgggtttctttcttttcttcttcctttccttACTGTCTTTAGCTTCTTCAGCTTCCAGGGATCATCACAAAACCTTCATCGTTAGAGTCCAAAACAATGCCAAGCCTTCCATTTTCACCACTCACAAGCACTGGTACGAGTCTTCCCTTGCCTCCGTTCTTTCCCCTTCCACTCCCGCCCAAGTTCTCCATGTTTACGACACTGTTTTCCACGGTTTCTCCGCTAAGCTTTCCCCCACGGACGCCCTCAATCTCCAAACGCTTCCCCATATCCTCGCCGTTATCCCCGAACAAGTCCGCCGCCTGCACACCACGCGCTCTCCTCACTTCCTTGGCCTCCAAACCACTGACAGCGCCGGCCTTTTGAAAGAATCCGACTTTGGGTCGGATCTTGTCATCGGAGTCCTTGACACGGGTGTTTGGCCCGAACGTCAAAGCTTCAACGACCGTGATTTGGGGCCTGTTCCCTCTAAATGGAAAGGCCAATGTGTGACGACAAAAGATTTCGGTCCCGGTTCTTGTAATAAAAAGTTGATCGGAGCAAGGTTTTTCTGCAGCGGGTACGAAGCAAGTAATGGGAAAATGAACGAAACCTCCGAGTTCCGTTCCCCGCGAGATACGGACGGTCATGGGACTCACACTGCTTCCATTGCTGCTGGGAGGTACGTATTTCCGGCTTCTACATTAGGTTATGCTAAAGGAGTGGCTGCCGGGATGGCGCCTAAAGCGAGACTTGCTGCTTACAAAGTTTGCTGGACTGCCGGTTGTTTTGATTCTGATATTCTCGCCGCATTTGACGCCGCCGTAGCTGATGGGGTTGATGTGATTTCGTTGAGTGTTGGTGGTGTCGTGGTACCCTATCACCTTGACGCCATTGCTATCGGTGCTTTCAGTGCTGCTGATCAGGGGGTATTTGTGTCTGCCTCAGCTGGAAACGGTGGTCCTGGTGGATTGACCGTCACTAACGTGGCTCCTTGGGTGGCTACGATCGGTGCAGGGACGATTGATAGGGATTTTCCAGCTGATGTCAAGCTTGGAAACGGGAAAGTCGTGCCTGGAGTCAGTGTGTACAATGGGCTGGGTTTATCTCCGGGCCGGATGTACCCGTTGGTATATGGCGGGACCGGCGGTGGTGATGGCTATTCATCTTCTTTATGCTTAGAAGGTTCACTGGATCCTAAGTTTGTCAAAGGTAAAATGGTTGTGTGTGATAGAGGGATTAATTCCAGAGCTGCTAAAGGGGAAGTTGTCAAAAAAGCCGGCGGAATTGGAATGATTTTAGCTAATGGTGTTTTCGACGGTGAAGGGTTAGTCGCCGATTGCCATGTCTTGCCAGCGACTGCCGTTGGTGCATCAAATGGGGATGAGATTAGGGGGTACATTGTTTCCGCCTCTAAATCCAAGTCACCAGCCACCGCCACCATCCTCTTTAAAGGAACTCGATTAGGTGTACGACCAGCACCCGTCGTGGCTTCATTTTCAGCTCGAGGGCCTAACCCTGAAACTCCCGAAATTCTGAAACCTGATGTTATTGCTCCAGGATTGAACATCCTCGCCGCCTGGCCCGACAAAGTTGGTCCATCTGGTGTTTCATCAGACAGTCGAAACATTGAGTTCAACATTCTTTCGGGCACATCAATGGCTTGTCCCCATGTTTCCGGGTTGGCCGCATTGTTGAAGGTGGCTCACCCCGAATGGAGCCCCGCAGCCATAAAATCCGCTTTGATGACCACCGCTTATACAGTTGACAACCGTGGCGAAACTATGCTCGATGAATCCAATGGGAATACTTCCACCGTGTTAGATTTCGGATCCGGTCACGTTCATCCCACGAAAGCTATGGATCCAGGACTGGTTTACGATATCACCACAATGGATTACATAGATTTCTTATGCAATTCCAATTACACGATCAACAACATCCGAGTACTCACCAGGAAGAATGTCGATTGCAGCGGCGCAAAACGAGCCGGCCATGTCGGGAACCTGAATTACCCTTCGCTCTCCGCCGTTTTCCAACAGTATGGCAGGCGTAACATGTCTACACATTTCATCAGACGAGTCACTAACGTCGGTGACCCGAATTCGATCTATAAAGTTACAATTCAACCACCGAGCGGCACGGTGGTTACGGTCAAACCAGAACAGCTTGTATTTAGAAGAGTTGGCCAAAAACTCAACTTCCTTGTAAGGGTTCAAACCATGGCAGTGAAGCTCTCCCCTGGTGGCACTAGCATGAAAACTGGTTCAATAGTATGGAGTGATGGGAAGCATGAAGTCACTAGTCCCTTAACTGTGACCATGCAGCAACCTATATAA
- the LOC121208524 gene encoding agamous-like MADS-box protein AGL70, with the protein MEDVAMPITTEAKRARSSRGRQRIEIKKLEVESKRQVTFSKRRQGLFKKAKELSTLCGANVGVLTISKSGRVYTTDDVDIVLNRRLAESSSSHDNDSVRRQNEIVERRTNAGFGLDELIENLAVEKLVEYVAVLKELREKAAFRLEELSIQDSSSLWPFVADREVNKDGFVNNFMAERENSLFFIFLRLRFRRWLGQGFRRVSAVEPPRVAAGGPKSDLFGPFLKPSVPRGVRGVGGAGEAVRRWSEERRQ; encoded by the exons ATGGAAGACGTCGCAATGCCTATCACAACCGAGGCGAAGAGAGCGAGAAGCAGCCGAGGTCGTCAACGGATCGAAATCAAGAAACTGGAAGTGGAAAGCAAACGTCAAGTAACTTTCTCCAAACGAAGACAAGGGTTGTTCAAGAAAGCTAAAGAGCTTTCGACGTTGTGCGGGGCCAACGTTGGTGTCCTCACGATATCGAAATCCGGAAGAGTATACACCACCGATGATGTTGACATAGTCCTCAATCGACGTCTAGCCGAGTCATCATCCAGTCACGACAATGATTCGGTACGAAGGCAGAACGAAATTGTGGAGCGACGTACTAATGCGGGGTTTGGGTTGGACGAGTTAATCGAGAACTTAGCGGTGGAGAAGCTGGTGGAGTATGTGGCGGTGCTTAAGGAGTTGAGAGAGAAAGCAGCTTTTAGATTGGAGGAGCTTAGCATCCAAGATTCTTCTTCTTTATGGCCATTCGTTGCTGATCGAGAAGTGAATAAGGATGGATTTGTAAACAATTTCATGGCTGAA AGAGAAAactctctctttttcatttttctcaggCTCCGATTCCGGAGATGGCTCGGCCAAGGCTTCCGGCGAGTCTCCGCCGTAGAGCCACCGCGTGTGGCGGCCGGAGGTCCAAAATCGGACCTTTTCGGTCCCTTTTTGAAGCCTAGCGTCCCTAGG GGAGTCAGAGGAGTTGGTGGAGCAGGTGAGGCCGTGCGTCGGTGGTCAGAGGAACGGCGGCAGTAG